A part of Astyanax mexicanus isolate ESR-SI-001 chromosome 2, AstMex3_surface, whole genome shotgun sequence genomic DNA contains:
- the golt1bb gene encoding golgi transport 1Bb gives MISLTDSQKIGMGLTGFGVFFLFFGMILFFDKALLAIGNILFVAGLSFVIGLERTFRFFFQRHKMKATGFFLGGVFVVLIGWPIIGVVLEVYGFFLLFRGFFPVAVGFIRRIPILGSLLNLPGISGLVDKVGESNTMV, from the exons ATGATCTCCCTAACGGACTCCCAGA AGATCGGGATGGGTCTGACGGGCTTCGGCGTGTTCTTCCTCTTCTTTGGGATGATCCTGTTCTTTGATAAAGCTCTGCTGGCCATAGGGAAT aTCTTGTTTGTAGCAGGCCTCTCCTTTGTTATTGGACTGGAACGAACCTTCAGATTCTTTTTCCAGCGGCACAAAATGAAAGCTACAGGTTTCTTCCTGGGTGGCGTGTTTGTGGTGTTGATCGGGTGGCCAATCATCGGCGTGGTCCTGGAGGTTTATGGGTTCTTCCTTCTCTTTAG GGGCTTTTTCCCAGTCGCGGTCGGCTTTATTAGAAGAATACCAATTCTTGGATCACTGCTCAATCTCCCTGGAATAAGTGGT tTGGTGGATAAAGTTGGCGAGAGCAACACAATGGTATAA